TGTACATCTCAGGGTTACTTTGTACATAACCCACAAGCTTATCTTTTAGGTTCCCGCCATTAACCTGCAAAAGGAACGGAACTGACCATAAGAAGGCAAAACACTATCACCACTGGGCAAACCCTGCTTCTCTTCCGTCGCGCTTCCTACTTTAGGGGTATGTCTTTTTGTCATTCACAACAAATAAGGTTTAATAGTGTGGGTACAAAGGGACACGTAACAGCCAAACTATTAGAAAGGAGTTTCGAAACGTCGGATCTTAAATCGTCCATTTACTCTAAACTAAagttgaataaaattttgtccaaaatgtATTGGTTTGTAATGTACCTTCACTAACATGTACTTGTGGTTTCTACGTTTTTCCAAATAAAATGTCTATAAACTAATCTGAGGCAACATTCACTGAATTGGTATTGGTTTCGAATTgcaaaaattcaacaaaacaacaatagaACGGACGCCATTTATAAGCACGGTCTCAAACACCTGTTAAATGGCTCAGTGGTAAAAAAATCCTTAATCACTGAGTGACGATCCATCCTTCATTATCCTTGTCACTGCCGCTGGGTACTGTATCATATTAAGAGGACACTTTGGCCAAAACACAAGGTTTTAATTTTCAGCGTAAAACTCCATGGATGAAAGTTTGATTGCCAGTGTCTCTAAATGACGAGCAAACTTGCTCACTACTGAGAAAGATAAATCTGAGATTTTAAGCAAATTTTTCTTACCTGTTGTGATGCTGACACTGCCTCATCTTCGATCATAACAGTACAGTCTCCAAACTCTGTGTCCCCTTCCACACCACTGATATAAACAATATGAAGCTTTAGTTGTTTGCATTGGTTGGAGAGAGAGAAAGATAAGAGGAAAATCTGGAGGAATGTCATTTGTTCCGGCCATTCAGATTTCGACAATAATCGATGCTTAGTTTGGAGTTAACGTTGGCGCTCTGAGGGTACTGGACACTAACAGTCGATCAGTAATGCACTGAAGAAGTAAATTCTTGTGTTTTATAGAGATCAATTCAAAGTTTACCATGTTAATCACcactttccttttttctttttcttatttacatctcctgaataaaatgaaaatacatttCTGGACCTGTTCCGCAGTAAATTCCCGCCACTTCCACCCCCCTTGGGCTGGCTTGGCCGTGGTCAGTTAAACTGGCAAGCAACTCCCAGGAGCCCCTTTCCTTCTCCCAATCCATTTCTAAGCCTGACCTTTCATCGCTGCTCGCAGTTCCACTGCCTGACACTTCGTCAACGTCACAAGAACCCACAGTTTTGGATCTTAGAACACCAACAGCATGTGGGTCATTTTCAGTTTCCTGATGAGGTGATTCCACTGTCAAATAAATGGATTCTTAGTACATTTGTTTAAAGGGAAAATTATTATGGAGATATTCCTTGTAACCCCTTCGCTGTGTTAAATATAACTCACTCAAGGACgcaaacataaaacaaaaacaaaactgataaaaaatgattgattgatAATAAAGAATGATTGATACATCCGTCACGGCACAAATGTTCCACACTAATGAAAATTAAAGGCAAACACCTATAACTTCATATTCACACAAGCGAAACGAGCAGGGGCCTGGAAGCCATCCTAACAGTTTACCTTTGTGAGTATAATCATAAATTTCTTTCAGCTTCAAAATCATCTTTTTCTTGGGAAGAGGACGTACACCAAAGTTGTGCAGTTCATTCTGCAGAAAAAGGTGACACGACTCTTAAATAGGACTTTGGAGCAACTCTGTAAAGATCGCCTACGGAAAGAATCGTTTATTTCACCCTTCATTGGGGACGAACAATCCATCCAATAATTAGGGTGGGCTCCTTGTAATAATAGGCGACTCCTTTGATTTCTGCAAAAAGCTCCGGTCACACTGTTCTTTTACCGAATGTTCTCAGAAAGTGTCGCATTACCCCGCAGCAGCCACTTTTGAGAGCCAAAAAGAACCTTTTTCTTTATCGTTACATGAACAATCCAACTGGTAACGCTGCTGGAAATACTGGCGAGACTACTAACTGCTAGCGTTCACTTTACTTTCACAGAAGAAAACGGTTGGGCTCAGGTTTATTCGTTTTTTTGGAACACTCTGGAATGTGGACACTAACTTTTCAGAAACAAATGGAATACGTAAATTTCATTGCAAAATTTCATCCGGAAATAATTAGCTACCTCGAACGGCTTAGTTTGTAACAATTGAGACATCTTGCAGTTAAGCACAATAAAATCGTCCTATCACTTCCGTTACAAGAAAAGGTCATTTATCGTATTCAGTACCTTTAAGGTGGGAGTGTCCATGGCGTGGTAGTTAGGCATGGGTGTCACTGGTTCATTGACTGTGGGTGCTGGTGTCTGGTGCGACTTACTGTCCATCTTTTTTCCTCGTTTCTTCGGAACGCTCGCTCGCTCAATCTCATCGTTACTCCTATAACTCGCACTGATCATCTTCTTTCCAACAAATTCCTTTCCACCTTTATTCCCTCGAAGGACTTCGGTCACTTTTAAATATGTCCCTTCTTCGCTCTCCAAGTTTGCTTCAGTGTTGATATTTTCTAAACAATTGTCAACGATGTCGAACTCATCGATATCAAAATTGTAACCACCATTATCATAGAAGTCGAAATCTGTAACCGTGGAAACATCCCTCATCTCATTGATTTCACCTGAAGCAGCGTTACCAGCGTCTTGGAGGCGTAAATCTATCGACGACTTTTTGTCCTTTGAATCATTTTCATCTCCAATAGAATCACCATCAATGCTATTATCGCTGCTGTCTTCTTCAACATTTGTAAGCAAGCAAATTTTTTTGCCATTACGGGCTGCCTTAATCCTCTCCATCAGGGGTATGTTCAGATCGAATGTTTCCGATATACTAGGTTTTACACTTTCTGTGCTATTTGAGCCCTGTTTTAGGTCCAGTTTCTTCGCACACTCTCTCTTTTCACTTTGTAAACTAAGAGCAGTCTGTTGTGAGCTAAATGAACAAACCGAAGGAGACATGGGGGAGTCTGACTGTGGACACCCACCAGGTAAAGGAGACTTGCAATTTGTGACAGTGAGGTCTGGGGACAACACAACTCTTGGGGGCAAGGGGGAAATAGGCAGGGTAGGAGAGCGCGGACGTAAAAGGTCCGGCGAGGGGACTGGTGGCGACATAACATCTTGAAAAGTAGAAATGGTAGCTGCAGCGTCAAAATTCCCTTCAGTTTTGTCATCACAGATATCCAACACTTCATGATCAACACAATTCTGAAGATCCGCTGTTGTCAATCTTGTGCTAACACAACCACGATATCCGCTATTATTTCTACCAAAGGTAGGGTTGCATGGAGTTGAAACACTacaatttttattgctttcaGGTTCTGAGGCTGCTAAGACCAAATTCGGTTGCACATGAACAGGTGATCGAGGAGGAGACTTATCAACTGTAAAACAATCTGGCTCGTCATCGTTTTCCCATATCGGCGAACTTCCAAAATCGCAAGGAAGTTCTTCTAACGGTGAGATGTCACCCGTCCGAGAAAAGTGGCCCAACTGCGAAGAACCCTGGGATCGAAATTCTCTTGGAGAAAGCGGCGACTTCCTCTCCTGGTTTTCCTCTGTACATTGAGAAGACAACTTTGCTGGTGAAACGCGTTTGATGGTTTCTCTTCTCGAAGATTTCTTATTTCTGCTTTTCTTTCCCTTGCCACTTCCAACCCGTTCTTTCAACATAGATAAAAATTCAATGGCTTCATCCCTCAACTTCTTCTGTGTGTTTGAAGGCGACGAACCTGTGTAAGTTACTTCGTTATCACCATCCACGTCATTCTCTTCGCTGTAAGTATCTGTGGATGAAGACTTGCTTTGAGGTAAGCTCCTTGAAATGCGAGGAGTTTCCGGTACGATGGTAAGGTTTTTCTTCACTGGAGAAGAGTCATTCACTGCCTaagacaaaatttcaataagCTGTacatttttcaagcttttttttgGTTCACTCAAGACAGATATTGCGACTCTAAAAAGAGGCATCAAAATGAATTTCCAGACGAACCATTAGTTAATCATTTGGTTCCGGTCAGGTTATTAGCCTTTTTAAGGGTATTGCAATTCTAAGGAAGGGGTTTTGAGTGCCATTTATGAGACAAAAAATTTGGAATCGCTCGGATAAAAGGATGACTCGGAATACTGTAAACACCCCCTGACCCATTCTGCGTCTACCActgacattaaaaaaaagatccACAATCTTCTGTGGTCTATTTGCGGGACGCAAAATCCCTTTACCCTGTGCcagtatttttctttctcttcaatAAATAAACGCCATATACTGGTTCTAActtcaagaaaaacaatttacatGAACGTCTTTGAGTGGCTCGTTCAACATTGCTGTGGGGGCCGTGCGGATTGTACTGGGAACCGTTATCTGTCCCAAACCGAACTGTTGTTTCTGTTCTGCCATAAGAATTAACGGGCCTTTAACGCACGAAACTCATTACCTTCTACTGAGTGACTCTCCCTAGAGCACCGAGAAGGGAAATCACTTGTGAACGGCTGGCGCCACAGCACGCTGAACAAGCGTAATTACAACGTGTGAAAgactattttattttttgaaggtACCAGACTTGAGGGAAAACGAGAAACACAAGAATGCTAAGTAGGGAGATTATCCTTCTGAGCATTTCACATTCTCGTACTAGACAACATTCTCTTGCTGATGAAAACGAACTAAAGACAGaaattgcagaaaaacaaacctcttcgtcatcattatcactgaTGAGTGTGATTGATCCATCCACCCCTGATTCTCCCACTTCGTCATCCTCCAGAAGAGTTGCTTCCTCAGGGGACCCGTTATTATTAGTATATTCCACGCATCCCTCCTCAGGCAAAAATGATAACCAAACCTGAGAACTGTGCTCTTGGTTTGCAAGGGACGTAAAATCAGAGAAAGCTTCCCGCTTTTCGTCCGCTTCGAGTAGTCTGTCGCCATTCACACCTTGAACATTTTCACTGGATAAATCTATTGGCACGTTGATAACAATGGGCTCGTTTTCTGGTTCATTGCCTATTCCAGCCTTGTCATTTCTGTGGGACGGTActtcattgaaagaaaaacactCCATCTTCGCTTTTGTCTCTAATCGACTCCCTGTTGAAATTACCTTATCATTGCTTCTTGTGCTATTACAAGGCAAGGCCTCGATATCAATGACTGATTTGCTGATATCAGGTGACAACTGACCATCATCACCTGTAAACATGCGATGTCTCCAATTAAATTCAtattctgtattttcaaattctgACATCCTAGAAATGTCTTTGGCCCTAGGAGACATTTCTTCACGCAATTTATTCTCGGCTATCACTCGGTCTTCCTCAATATATTCCTTTCCATGAACTGTACTCAAGCCAACGGTCATTTCTTTCCTCTCATTACGGCCACAGATGTTATTCGTATTTTCAACCGCATCCACTTTCTCATTAACTGTTGCAATATTACGGTGCGATAAGTTGACAGAGGCATCGAGCTTGCTAGATATATTTCCTCTCTGGGCATCATTGACCAAAAAAGTGTCACGTGACGAATTAAGACCGTCCATAAGATTGGGTAGCACCAGCGCATTTTCTTTCACGGAACTTTCATTCTTGACTTCTAGATTGTTGTACTCGGCCTCTTTTTGTAATCCACGATTCCTGTTAACACCCGGCGCGAACAATTCTCCATTGTCAAAGTTCTTTTCATGAGAGCACGACTGCCGTTGTTCTACATTTCCCCACACTAAACTGCCTTTCCTGCGAAGCGATTGTGTCTGAAAAATCATAATCTCCTCAATATCATCATCGTTCAAAAAATCACCTTCATCCAACTTATTTGCACTGGCTTGACGTTCGTCGCTTAACTCGTTGATGGTCTTGTCTCTCCAGAGATTTTCCTCAAGTTTGTCCAACTGTGTGTTGGCAAAGTCTGCCATCCCATCGTCCTGATCACTCCTAAAAGAACGTCTCAGCTTTTCCCGAGTTGCTTTGCACGTCTTCAAGAGACAAGGAAGTCTTAATCTGGAATTATATCAATACTTCATAAGGGTTACATTTATACCTAAGAAATCCtaatttcatgaaaaatagTGTTGTCCAGATTTCAGTAGTATCCAATAACAAATTCAAGGGGTAGTAATTATAAAGTAACCCACCAAAACATATTTAAAAATGTAAGTGTGCAATAGTTTAAATCAATATAATAAAGCCTAAGAACACATGAAAAGGAAATTAGCTCTTAAAATACATGTACTTTACACTATAAGACATCAAACAGACTACCAgcaattattaaaaatatttgACAAAAGTTCTGCTTGGGTAAACTCCATCTTCTTGACAGTAAGCTCTAACTATAAGTAAGAACTGGCTTGTCAGATCAGCAAATCTGCATGTGTAACACACCAGTTCTGAGAACTGAGGGAAGTGCTTCTTTCCAAACTACATCCTACTtccaaagaaaaacatatttgaTCAAGAACTGTTCACTTGATCTGGTCTTAGAACTAGGAAGTTGTATGTGTACATTTGTTGAATGGCTGATTGACCTGCTCTGCCAGTTATACTCAATGGTGAGTGCTCTAAGGGTTAATTTAACATTCTCACCTTTCAGCTAACTTTGCTACCTCATCCAAATCATTCGTGTTTAACATGCTGACATCTCCTGTGTAGATGTGCCTAAGTACAGGTTCAAATACGACCTTATTTACATCCTCAaacaacagacaaaattttCCTGTCCATGATCCATTGCATGTTGTCCCCTCACAAACAGCTCTTTGCTCTGTCAGCAACTTGAATAAACCATCAAATAAGAATACaggaataaataataattgaaaataagTCATTAATTACTTATCATGTCATGAACTTCATGAAATACTTTATTATTATAACCTATCcaatgaataataaaaaaatatattatatgTAACAACAATATGAAATAGGAATAATATGAAGAAGAGGCAAAAGAACAACGTTAGCTTGTGAGGCTAAAATACATTACAGTGATGTACTTATAAAAGAATGGACTTCCAAATTCACAATACATAATTATACCTTAAACACCTGCAGATGACCCGTACCCTGAATTCAGCAgctcaaattttggaaaaagcTTTTTGAAAGAAATCACAAGTTGAGTTTTTAGAATTGTTCTTCATCCATTGTTCAAACTCACTATTAACAATTAAATGGAAAATACTTCAATGCTGCACCCCTGATTTCTAGCCACGGGCCACGATTTGGGGAAAAGAAATGTGGCTTACGTATCTATGGGTGTTTACGGTAATCATGTTCAATGGTTTCCTCATTGGAGCCACAGGTTCTAACCCTGCACTCTGATCACAAGCGTTTTCCATGCCTTTTACAGTGACAACACTTGTTGATTATTTGAGGGAGGTGACTGTGGACAACACTGTTTGTCAAAAGCAGTTAGAACACAATGCTTCAAGGCCATAAGAGATTTTCACACCGTTCACACAGCCTTGATACTTTTAGCTGCCCTTGATTCTCAAACAACCTCCCCCCCAATACCTACACTGAGCTGATTCACAACATGGTATTGGAGGAGGGGGAAGGAGCATGATGGAGGTGTACTGTGCACGTGTTGTGGTTCAATATCATCTTGATTTTCTATTGCTTGAAACTCATTATCCTCCATTACCATACTCAAGATCAATGGCAACTAAAGTTTAACCCAGGGATAAAATTGACCCACTGTTCAATTAAGCGTCCTCACACTTTAAAAGTAATTTCAAGGTTGCAAGCTCTCAAAGAATGCGAAGAGGTCAAGCAGATGTCAATAACAGTTGGTCCTTGTAAATTTTCCTAAGTTTCACTCTCAATTATTATTTGTAAGTTATGTGTACCTGCGCTAGCACCTCAGACCTAAGAGCTAAAATAAAGCTGTGTGCTACCATTTCTTGACCATCTTGAAGTTTAATCATGACATCACTTAAAAACGAGTTGTTAATCATTGAAGATAAATCCTGCAGCAGTTCTGGAACTCCACTAGGGACAATATCAACTTCctgtgaaaattaaaaaaagccaaGTTATTACATTCTACTTTCCTTAAAAACTTCAAATCTATTATATCTGTATGTATATCAACAATAGCATGTGGTAAATGTCACAAAGTATCCACACAACACCACCTCTCAAGTACATCTAGGTTACCAGTAAGTGCAGAAACTGTTCAGCCATAACCCTGTGTAACTTCAACTATAATTCTTCACTCTAcagcagggcgtaaaattaactttttttcccggtagccacttggctcctaaatgttttaaagtggtagccaattccaaaaaagttggtggccacgacacacacacaaaaccatttttaccctgtcactAGATAGAtttaaattgctgaaaattcgcacgagctacaaagaggacactagaatgggtcatatacaacgtgaaaggttacctaaatccaagatggcgtctaatgacgatagatttacgttcgaaatcttgcatgtgctgcgttttgaaaacgagcttaacaaggaactttgatgcagatttatctttacaaatcttcaacaatcactagatctctaggtaaagtgtgattagaaattctagtcgccaaattggcgactaattttcaggatttggtcgccaaagtgaaaaatttagtcgcattggcgcctgtattaggcgcaattttacgccctgtacAGTTGTAAAAATTAACACATCCCTTGCTGACCTTGTAGTTTTAGAGAAGCTTTGCATCATGTTCTATGAAATGTGCATATCATGTTATGTTGTAATCTTGTACAAATGTGTACTTTTCTTTAATCTTGCTTTTAATGCTTTGTCAGGATTTTGGACTTTTTTGGAACACAGGTCAAAGCTTAACAATAAACATTTTTCGCTTGTCgactttgttttcccaatataGATTACATGATGATACCCAAGagagtattttgtttcaaagttggacattttcatgctcacACACAGTTGCTTTGATGAACGCTTCAAAGGCTCAAACCTATGGTATCATCACGTGATCtgcattgggaaaacaaaattgacataagaaaaaggtctattattatcattttacaCTGTCACTAGCTGTGCAGCATTGCAGTCTTGAAAACTTGTTTGCGATATTCATCCTTACCTCCACTTTGACTTGGCGGTCAATACAAAAGCCACTGGTTGGTATGACATATTGTGAATCAAGAGAGACATTTGATTTTTCATCTTCTTGAGCAAGCTCTAAGAGAATTTCCATATCGACAACTTGTGATGGTGTGATCTCTGCACACTTTTCAGTAGTAGTTGTAATTGTTTGATGCTGCAAAGTAGATTTGCCCAGCTCTTTGGTTTCTTCAAGATTCCCCCCCTGGTTGGTTTTGGCATTATCACACTTGATAGCAGAACTTATTCCCCCTGATTCTGAACCCGGTGACTGTTCAAGAAGATTATTTCCTTTTTGGGGTGAAAGTGGTGGAAGAAGGCCTGGGACAACATATGTAAAAGAAGGTGGTTCCACGAGACCAGCTAATGACCACAGTGGACTGGGACGGGGAACCTGAAAAGGCAACATTGCACAAACAGAAGGCCTTTCCCTGAGAACTTaggccataaattaagaataacAAGCATGGATCGAAAAAAAATTTCCTGTAAGTTTGCAGACCAGCACTGTATCTTAATTTGGTAATCATTGCTATAATGTAACTCGCAAAAAGGATTACATGTGtcctttccaaaaaaaaatttaaatcaagATATCTTCTTTGTGTTCTAGCTGAGCGTGTTTTGTTGCATTATATTAAATCTGTATTTTTCAATTAGGATGAAAAATAACAACCTAATGTTATCTCAATATTATTGGGGGTTACATCTGCACAGATtcaaccaaaataataataataatatttcaatatttatacaggaatgtccaatttagctaagctagtttaaatggactCCTGATATAACTAAGAGTCGATTTTCCAGTTCCAAACGaacacaaaaaaatacattacaACCAAAAAGCATTTTGTACAATTCATCCACAAATAATACAATTATTATAGATTTCGAACACAATACCTTGGTTACGACATCTGAGTCTTCTTCAATTTCTGCACTGTACAGAGAATTTAGAAATGACTTGCTAAACTCAGGGTCAACTGTGAAACTGCTCTCACAAGTTTCATTGGTGCAATTTCCTCCTTCATCAATTTTCACGGCTTCTTTAGGATCATTATCAAAATCTTCCTTTTCATCTGATGTCCGCGTGCTATCAAAATTTTCCAAGTTACAAACAGAAAGAACAGCTGGGCAGGCTAGGTTATTCTGAACAAATCGGCTTGGTGCAAGAGAAGGTGTACATGAAATttcatcctcatcatcatcttcattgtCCTTAATCATAAATACACAAGAAGACACACTGTAAAGTGACACAATTAGGCAGGAGGCACAGTGATACTGAGTGAGATGTCTCAAGAGAGAAAACTCCcaactattgttttttttttatttctggttCAGTTGTAGTAATAAAGTATAGGTACTGAAGCTCACATACTGCAAACTTTCAGATTATCTCATCTGAGATCAGTACATCACTACTCAAACCTGTGTTTCAGTTTCAAAAGTGtataaaattttgaaagaaacagAAAATTTGAAGACAAATTTATAAGGTTTAAttcaaaatgttgaaaacattaattttatagagaatctaaaataaaaacatactGTATGCTTTGGTCTATTGAATACTGAATACAAGTGACATCATCTATGTGACTTGATGGCAAAAAAGAAACCACTGGGACATCAATGGCAGTTACAACGGTCTACATACATTACATACTTTTGTACAAAGCACTTGTGCTGCTCTTAGCGCCACAGCTCTTTGAGCACTTTCATTATCTCGCAGCAACAATGGAGGCAGCTCATTATCcctaaattaaaaacaaaagatgaATCAATCACCAAAATACCAGCAGtaacaaaatattttgttaacTTTTCTTAATACTGTCAGGTTTGAAAAATACGCCCCagggcttatatttttcaaaggcccttttggaggggcttatattAGGAGGGGCTTATATATGGAGGGAAATTTGCATTACAAAATTGATCGAACTAGCTTATGGTTAAAGGGAAATTTGTgtgctattgtactgtttttgttttgttttattttgtatttgaaagcaATTTCCCCCGGGGCTTATATTCAGATGGGCATTTTAACCAATGGTTTTTTGTGTAATGAGTTTGAGGGTTAGATATTTGGAGGAGCTTATATGTGGAGGGGcctattttggaattttatagTACAACAAAACTATgatatataattttttatggACGGCATTTGTATTACAGTAGTACATTAATTACTTTGAAAACAATGATTCTATTTCTTACCCTCTCTTTTTGCCTCCTTTTACCTTCACAGTTTTCTTGGTGCATGGATCAGAATGGAGAGGAAATGGGGCTATAGAGGCTGACAAAGCCAAAGCAATCTGAGTTTCCTCATCAAGGTCCCTAAATAAAGGGCTGTCTTTTAATAAAATCTATCATTGTGGAAAGCAACTATGACAAAAGTCATGTCTGCAGATTGCATGTACCAGAAGTTTATTTTGCAGTTTCTTCTTGCCTTTCCAGCTCTTAGTGGGTAAGAGTATTAAAGAATCCTTGTCTttcaatcaaaaaaaaaaaaaaagaaaaaagatagaAACTATATTTGACTTGCAAACATGAAGTTAGCTCATTTGCGCATCTGCAACATGCTTTCAATAGCTACTGAGAATGAAATCTCTGACTTTTCAATATCTACATTTTCAGGCCCCACAGAAAATTCATTCCAGTTAACAACTgtgttataacaataataataataaaaattataataataattgcagttAGGGGCCCAGGACAAACCAGTGGGCACAGGTGAGACCCCAACTCAAATAAGGAACACAATACTGGGAAGACCAGCATTGACTGCAACCCAAACATGAGCCTCTCACACATTGCCCCAGCCCCCCTAACCCCCCTGAGGCACCTTCACAACAACAAAGTCAGTGGAGAGAGGGCTCTACCAGTTAGTATAATAATCACCAGCAGAATTTAACCAAACACTTGATGCATTCAAATTTCTCACTCTTTCTTTCCACCACCAACTCTTTTCCTTTTAACTCTGGAAGCTTGGTGAGGTTTTATGGGAGGTAATGTTAACACAGTTGTGCCAATTGTGAGATCTTCTTGCTGTTTCTCACGATGCATTATCTCAAGAAGCTGATTAGTGTTCACGCCATAATCTTgagcacatttcttgagatgtGACTGCCGAGTCTATAAGAACCAAAGTGAACTTTTAGTGAACAGGGGAAAAATAGGTAGTCAAGGAATGGTCCATCCTACTTCTACTGCACATCATATAATTATCTACACACATTTTCATATAAATGACTATCAAAGCTTCCCATTGGGAGATTTTCAAGACAATCAACAAGTGGCGGGTACATGAACAGTGCCACTCAAACGTAAGTTACCAGTTGTGTCAGTCATCTCTTGTGCTATGCAAATGACATTATAACAGTGTACATGTTAGTCGTATCTTATTCCTATTGAGACACTAAGGAGTAAAAGCACCTGTGAAAGCAATGAATTACAATGAAATCGAAAATGAAAATTGTGAGAACTTTGAGGTCAATCATGAGTAAAAGATGAGAACAAATCTGGCAAGAGGTAAGAGCAGGACTTGAATCAAAGAACACCAGTTCTGTGCCCTGACATAAGGCAACACTACCTCCCTCATCAACATCTTGTCACTTCACTGAGCTCCAACTGTAAAGTAGTACATTGTATGTACATTACAGTAacagggcccagttcctcaaagccccataatttaagctaaccctggattagtggaaaattttaattgctatttcttcaCTGCTAAAAAAGGGATTGCAACAAAACTGCggcccaaaaaggttataaattataaattacttttccttaaaccttaatcttgtgaaaaatcatTCTTTAACCATAAATAAATAGCCATTAgaattttccactaatctaggattaccttaatcgggctttgaggaactgggcccagcTCTTTACCTTGGACAATTTAAAACCTTTGCCACAGATAGGGCATTGTAGGCTGTTTAACCTTTGACTTTCACTGTCGTTTGAGGGTGGAATTCTTTCACCTTTGCTGCTCTGGTCGCAACACCTACTGATGTGCTGACCTCGGCGCTGAGAATTCATTTTTGACAAATCTTTTTGGCAAAGGAGACAAAAGAACACATCTTCACCCATACTCTCTCCAGATGGTTCAGAAAAACCATTTTCCAACATAATGTAGCTGTTGCTGTTCATTTGTTTATCAAGGCAGTTGTTGATGTGGTCATTGATTACATTCATACTTTCTGTGGTTAAGAGTTCCATGGAACAAACAGGACAGATTTGACTCTTTGAGATGCT
This genomic stretch from Acropora muricata isolate sample 2 chromosome 5, ASM3666990v1, whole genome shotgun sequence harbors:
- the LOC136918331 gene encoding structure-specific endonuclease subunit SLX4-like isoform X1, with amino-acid sequence MEGGETGVRSKRCLSRNKRSQLQKSSQDDPCSKENDPCSKGTVYTAVRSKQFDSSQAIREVDLFENELPSDVPGLGDKGIKNDELLFYGDVKAVDDGGSTCSQNCKNKRKRINSEELNVSTIHNDFPRFKKQKAISDLSQPLVMLEKCAYQRKPKFQSKIPEEAASAKKEMADLESEAKVALMQERQNEREMEKERESEPSDVSNELDSGIFEDKKKVQSQQDLSLFTDKSISKSQICPVCSMELLTTESMNVINDHINNCLDKQMNSNSYIMLENGFSEPSGESMGEDVFFCLLCQKDLSKMNSQRRGQHISRCCDQSSKGERIPPSNDSESQRLNSLQCPICGKGFKLSKTRQSHLKKCAQDYGVNTNQLLEIMHREKQQEDLTIGTTVLTLPPIKPHQASRVKRKRVGGGKKEDLDEETQIALALSASIAPFPLHSDPCTKKTVKVKGGKKRGDNELPPLLLRDNESAQRAVALRAAQVLCTKDNEDDDEDEISCTPSLAPSRFVQNNLACPAVLSVCNLENFDSTRTSDEKEDFDNDPKEAVKIDEGGNCTNETCESSFTVDPEFSKSFLNSLYSAEIEEDSDVVTKVPRPSPLWSLAGLVEPPSFTYVVPGLLPPLSPQKGNNLLEQSPGSESGGISSAIKCDNAKTNQGGNLEETKELGKSTLQHQTITTTTEKCAEITPSQVVDMEILLELAQEDEKSNVSLDSQYVIPTSGFCIDRQVKVEEVDIVPSGVPELLQDLSSMINNSFLSDVMIKLQDGQEMVAHSFILALRSEVLAQLLTEQRAVCEGTTCNGSWTGKFCLLFEDVNKVVFEPVLRHIYTGDVSMLNTNDLDEVAKLAERLRLPCLLKTCKATREKLRRSFRSDQDDGMADFANTQLDKLEENLWRDKTINELSDERQASANKLDEGDFLNDDDIEEIMIFQTQSLRRKGSLVWGNVEQRQSCSHEKNFDNGELFAPGVNRNRGLQKEAEYNNLEVKNESSVKENALVLPNLMDGLNSSRDTFLVNDAQRGNISSKLDASVNLSHRNIATVNEKVDAVENTNNICGRNERKEMTVGLSTVHGKEYIEEDRVIAENKLREEMSPRAKDISRMSEFENTEYEFNWRHRMFTGDDGQLSPDISKSVIDIEALPCNSTRSNDKVISTGSRLETKAKMECFSFNEVPSHRNDKAGIGNEPENEPIVINVPIDLSSENVQGVNGDRLLEADEKREAFSDFTSLANQEHSSQVWLSFLPEEGCVEYTNNNGSPEEATLLEDDEVGESGVDGSITLISDNDDEEAVNDSSPVKKNLTIVPETPRISRSLPQSKSSSTDTYSEENDVDGDNEVTYTGSSPSNTQKKLRDEAIEFLSMLKERVGSGKGKKSRNKKSSRRETIKRVSPAKLSSQCTEENQERKSPLSPREFRSQGSSQLGHFSRTGDISPLEELPCDFGSSPIWENDDEPDCFTVDKSPPRSPVHVQPNLVLAASEPESNKNCSVSTPCNPTFGRNNSGYRGCVSTRLTTADLQNCVDHEVLDICDDKTEGNFDAAATISTFQDVMSPPVPSPDLLRPRSPTLPISPLPPRVVLSPDLTVTNCKSPLPGGCPQSDSPMSPSVCSFSSQQTALSLQSEKRECAKKLDLKQGSNSTESVKPSISETFDLNIPLMERIKAARNGKKICLLTNVEEDSSDNSIDGDSIGDENDSKDKKSSIDLRLQDAGNAASGEINEMRDVSTVTDFDFYDNGGYNFDIDEFDIVDNCLENINTEANLESEEGTYLKVTEVLRGNKGGKEFVGKKMISASYRSNDEIERASVPKKRGKKMDSKSHQTPAPTVNEPVTPMPNYHAMDTPTLKNELHNFGVRPLPKKKMILKLKEIYDYTHKVESPHQETENDPHAVGVLRSKTVGSCDVDEVSGSGTASSDESGVEGDTEFGDCTVMIEDEAVSASQQVNGGNLKDKLVGYVQSNPEMYKKMLMFKPMELVSLHKNLKQDGISCGLGKLVDFLDEQCITFTTAGSNARTTKRRRRKKKPEN